The following proteins are encoded in a genomic region of Xenopus laevis strain J_2021 chromosome 3L, Xenopus_laevis_v10.1, whole genome shotgun sequence:
- the LOC108710825 gene encoding small integral membrane protein 3-like yields the protein MSDLATPSPAELPKHILDVWVIVLIILATIVVMTSLLLLPAAAVVMYRVRTHPIRSNR from the coding sequence ATGAGTGACCTTGCCACGCCCTCACCAGCAGAACTTCCCAAGCATATCCTTGATGTCTGGGTCATAGTCCTTATCATACTGGCCACCATTGTGGTCATGACCTCCTTGCTGCTCTTGCCAGCAGCAGCTGTTGTTATGTACAGAGTACGGACACACCCAATCCGAAGTAACAGGTAG